A window of the Penaeus vannamei isolate JL-2024 chromosome 19, ASM4276789v1, whole genome shotgun sequence genome harbors these coding sequences:
- the LOC113828375 gene encoding uncharacterized protein isoform X2 — protein sequence MLALRTLALWSLLWSTAGHALAVKDGCVVQDSLNFDDLVVGSVKFTVYTPPSGSIFKAKLTCDGDWYSDSFDVSGDGVTMERFHGNNLTTTVMPAPPAEEGWPDLELKFGDTYELLDGQGQSWIGQEISPKCMLKKVEISDGKFAKHCPEGTLKWEVEGKKCAFVPLPRSSGSRHTLNLTLVSKDSFRPVFQLGGIEVELGMREGSVVAAGKGNSPLEPPTQTIRLGFKRCAVQTSFTKPVGLW from the exons ATGTTGGCACTTAGGACCCTGGCCTTGTGGTCACTGCTGTGGTCGACCGCTGGCCACGCTCTCGCTGTGAAGGACG GCTGCGTCGTGCAGGACTCGTTGAACTTTGACGACCTCGTAGTTGGATCTGTCAAGTTCACGGTCTACACTCCTCCGAGCGGAAGCATCTTCAAGGCCAAGCTGACATGTGACGGGGACTGGTACAGCGACTCTTTTGACGTGTCCGGTGACGGCGTGACAATGGAGAGATTCCATGGTAACAACTTGACCACCACGGTGATGCCAGCGCCGCCAGCTGAAGAGGGATGGCCGGACCTTGAGCTGAAATTCGGCGACACTTACGAGCTGCTCGATGGCCAAGGCCAGTCGTGGATCGGCCAGGAAATTTCCCCCAAATGCATGTTGAAGAAAGTAGAGATAAGCGATGGCAAGTTCGCCAAACACTGCCCTGAAGGGACGctgaagtgggaggtcgagggGAAGAAGTGTGCCttcgttcctctccctcgctcctccgggAGTCGTCACACGCTGAATCTGACGCTGGTGTCCAAGGACAGCTTCAGGCCCGTTTTCCAGCTGGGAGGCATCGAAGTTGAGCTGGGCATGAGGGAGGGCTCCGTGGTGGCTGCAGGGAAGGGCAACTCTCCGCTGGAGCCACCGACGCAGACGATCCGCCTTGGCTTCAAGCGGTGTGCAGTGCAGACTTCCTTCACG AAACCAGTTGGTTTGTGGTGA
- the LOC113828376 gene encoding uncharacterized protein, with amino-acid sequence MMEIDVDDEQLPSSPPVAPSISKRQDTAMLALRTLALWSLLWSTAGHALAVKDGCVVQDSLNFDDLVVGSVKFTVYTPPSGSIFKAKLTCDGDWYSDSFDVSGDGVTMERFHGNNLTTTVMPAPPAEEGWPDLELKFGDTYELLDGQGQSWIGQEISPKCMLKKVEISDGKFAKHCPEGTLKWEVEGKKCAFVPLPRSSGSRHTLNLTLVSKDSFRPVFQLGGVEVELGMREGSVVAAGKGNSPLEPPTQTIRLGFKRCAVQTSFTTTAGEPLSNFLYLPVLARDVSPATSPGGGCRPQTPAKETKNPPRFQGRIERTRTRCIERYRKGGCNIGNCHMLIQEECYEVTTSSSCSLSSSETAMREPNRGPSAMTSLASKSSQNEIANGGHRGIRPRVTL; translated from the exons ATGATGGAGATAGACGTGGATGATGAGCAGCTGCCCTCGAGTCCTCCAGTTGCTCCTTCGATTTCGAAGAGGCAGGACACGGCCATGTTGGCACTTAGGACCCTGGCCTTGTGGTCACTGCTGTGGTCGACCGCTGGCCACGCTCTCGCTGTGAAGGACG GCTGCGTCGTGCAGGACTCGTTGAACTTTGACGACCTCGTAGTTGGATCTGTCAAGTTCACGGTCTACACTCCTCCGAGCGGAAGCATCTTCAAGGCCAAGCTGACATGTGACGGGGACTGGTACAGCGACTCTTTTGACGTGTCCGGTGACGGCGTGACAATGGAGAGATTCCATGGTAACAACTTGACCACCACGGTGATGCCAGCGCCGCCAGCTGAAGAGGGATGGCCGGACCTTGAGCTGAAATTCGGCGACACTTACGAGCTGCTCGATGGCCAAGGCCAGTCGTGGATCGGCCAGGAAATTTCCCCCAAATGCATGTTGAAGAAAGTAGAGATAAGCGATGGCAAGTTCGCCAAACACTGCCCTGAAGGGACGctgaagtgggaggtcgagggGAAGAAGTGTGCCttcgttcctctccctcgctcctccgggAGTCGTCACACGCTGAATCTGACGCTGGTGTCCAAGGACAGCTTCAGGCCCGTTTTCCAGCTGGGAGGCGTCGAAGTTGAGCTGGGCATGAGGGAGGGCTCCGTGGTGGCTGCAGGGAAGGGCAACTCTCCGCTGGAGCCACCGACGCAGACGATCCGCCTTGGCTTCAAGCGGTGTGCAGTGCAGACTTCCTTCACG ACGACAGCAGGGGAGCCTTTGTCCAACTTCCTGTACCTTCCTGTCCTTGCGA gGGATGTGTCCCCTGCGACCTCCCCTggtgggggctgccgcccccaaacccccgccaaggaaacaaagaatccaccacgttttcagggcaggatagagcgcacacgaactagatgcatcgaaagaTATCGGAAAGGCGGATGTAATATAGGAAATTGCCATATGCTGATTCAGgaggaatgttacgag GTGACTACATCTAGTTCTTGCTCCTTAAGCTCTTCAGAAACAGCCATG AGAGAGCCGAATCGAGGACCTTCTGCTATGACATCCTTGGCGTCAAAGTCATCTCAGAATGAGATTGCAAATGGTGGACACAGAGGCATTCGACCAAGAGTGACATTATAA
- the LOC113828375 gene encoding uncharacterized protein isoform X1, which yields MLALRTLALWSLLWSTAGHALAVKDGCVVQDSLNFDDLVVGSVKFTVYTPPSGSIFKAKLTCDGDWYSDSFDVSGDGVTMERFHGNNLTTTVMPAPPAEEGWPDLELKFGDTYELLDGQGQSWIGQEISPKCMLKKVEISDGKFAKHCPEGTLKWEVEGKKCAFVPLPRSSGSRHTLNLTLVSKDSFRPVFQLGGIEVELGMREGSVVAAGKGNSPLEPPTQTIRLGFKRCAVQTSFTTTAGEPLSNFLYLPVLASEIRHMNVCEKNDRKFILTVTLEEETECATGSETAAGKYTQSVPIMLYIYLCMHMCVTGG from the exons ATGTTGGCACTTAGGACCCTGGCCTTGTGGTCACTGCTGTGGTCGACCGCTGGCCACGCTCTCGCTGTGAAGGACG GCTGCGTCGTGCAGGACTCGTTGAACTTTGACGACCTCGTAGTTGGATCTGTCAAGTTCACGGTCTACACTCCTCCGAGCGGAAGCATCTTCAAGGCCAAGCTGACATGTGACGGGGACTGGTACAGCGACTCTTTTGACGTGTCCGGTGACGGCGTGACAATGGAGAGATTCCATGGTAACAACTTGACCACCACGGTGATGCCAGCGCCGCCAGCTGAAGAGGGATGGCCGGACCTTGAGCTGAAATTCGGCGACACTTACGAGCTGCTCGATGGCCAAGGCCAGTCGTGGATCGGCCAGGAAATTTCCCCCAAATGCATGTTGAAGAAAGTAGAGATAAGCGATGGCAAGTTCGCCAAACACTGCCCTGAAGGGACGctgaagtgggaggtcgagggGAAGAAGTGTGCCttcgttcctctccctcgctcctccgggAGTCGTCACACGCTGAATCTGACGCTGGTGTCCAAGGACAGCTTCAGGCCCGTTTTCCAGCTGGGAGGCATCGAAGTTGAGCTGGGCATGAGGGAGGGCTCCGTGGTGGCTGCAGGGAAGGGCAACTCTCCGCTGGAGCCACCGACGCAGACGATCCGCCTTGGCTTCAAGCGGTGTGCAGTGCAGACTTCCTTCACG ACGACAGCAGGGGAGCCTTTGTCCAACTTCCTGTACCTTCCTGTCCTTGCGAGTGAGATCCGACACATGAATGTCTGCGAAAAGAACGACAGGAAGTTCATACTGACAGTGACCCTCGAGGAGGAGACAGAATGTGCCACAGGTTCCGAAACTGCTGCAGGAAAGTATACACAAAGTGTACCTATAATGCTGTACATCtacttgtgtatgcatatgtgtgttacGGGAGGTTAG